The Cydia amplana chromosome 1, ilCydAmpl1.1, whole genome shotgun sequence DNA segment GACCAATGAGTCTGGTCGCCCCTCACACCGATTTTCGCTCCGTCTCAGCTCTCAACTCATGCGGGGACTAGTCCGGCTGTATCAGAAGAAAGTCAACAGCATGATAAGTAAGGAAAAGACCTAAAATTAAACTAGTGTCTAAATTATAGTTGTTTCCATAGGCGCCAGGATGGGTGTTTACTTCCATGACCTCCCTACATTGCATAAATAGATTATAAATCCTTTTAGTTTATAGTAACTAGCATGTCAATACTCCACCAAAGTTGTTCTACATATTAGTGGCCATCATGGCCAGGCCATGACAACTTTGCTCACTaagattaaatattatgtttatagagtctgtgcggaaggagaagagtcatggaatgtatggggcccaatacattccacgactcttctctttccgaacagagatACCAATATGATCTATGTcacttttatttctttttcagcTGAGTTATGCATGCTTAATGCAAGAATTATGAAGAACTCAAACAAAAagtaagttattattttattgtgtgcATATAATATGGTAGACCAGGTATATATTACTTTGAAAGACTTCTCTTCATCCCATTCATAACATTTGGTTAGCTGCTAACCAAATGGCATGCAATAGTCAAGTGGCCAAGTGATTAACGTTAATCTAGAAGTCCTGAACTGATACTACTTCCTCTTAAAAATCAGTGGTACCCCTACACAGCATACCTGGTTGGTACCAAGCTTTGCCTTGCTGGCAAAAACTTAGTACAATACAAACAGTAATGTTTCTACTGCtgtttttcataaataaattatgacacaCAATTTTTAGTGGAGTGGAGATTGCACTACTATATCTTTGATTTTTAAATACAGAATCTTTCTAAATCTTTATGCATAATATGTAGTAGTCCTTGTACATGTGTAAGATTAGTTGTATGTATgggataaattataaaaaaaacatctaGAATAAATAGCATAACAACATCAACATGTGTTAACCAGATTCAACATGCAAAATGAACCAGAAGAGGTGCAGAGACATATGGTGCCGATGTTGGAACTACCAGCTCCGGAGAGGGAACCTGTCCCGGAGCCAGAGGAAAGAGTCGAGGAAATGATACGGGTAAATAAAAACTAGTTACTGTTTTAGTCAAGCGTCTAGTTCTTATCACATGAACTTTTACTCCACCAGTGCAACCTGATATTAGCTCTACGATACACAATTTAATAAGATTATATCCACTACACTCTAGAAGGCTATGTTTTTAGTACAGTCAGTAAAATTATTAGCTTAGCAATACAAATGTGTATGTAGGAGTGCCAAGCTGTATATAAAGGTACGTAGTAAGTTTGTACAGTACTATAGATAATATTAGATAGGAATActgcatacatatatgtatttttttgtttataccCAATTCTTATTATTTTTAGCAAAGTGGTAATGTCGTGCCCAACATCGAAGCCATCACACTGAAAGAAGCCACCATTCCCGACTTCCAACTTCCACCGAATGTAAGTGCATCTGATGCTGGCATACTGTACATAGTGTATTTTAACCCACAGGCGGTAATCCCATCGCACTCGTGTCACATTCGCCACAACCGGCTACGGTGTGCAACCAAGACGTATTCTAAATTAGAACTAGATCAGATAGAACACGTCTCACAACTTTCACAGTAGGGTAGATACCTAACAAcggacatttttagggttccgtacctcaaaagtaaaaaaacggaacccttataggatcactcgtgcgtctgtctgtctgtccgtccgaccattcccccctcccctctcctttatctccgaaactactgggtctaaaaaaaatacacaaaatagttctttacccatagatcacaggaaaacctattagaaatgtgcacctactacctacttagtttttgatccgacccctacgggtttacGGGgtacgttccacataaaaaaaaatacattataataattgggtaatgtacggaacccttggaacgcgagtccgactagcaTTTGACCGATTTTTTCCATCCAGAGTGTACGATTTGTGAAAATACGGACCACTGGTCGCTAGTGAAGTGACTtacattacttttttttaaagaagaagaagaaaaaaatttattaagtacacttttattaatacaaagcataaacgtcactgaaaaggtctccCCTCAGCTTGGTGTCAAGTTACCTTTAGGTAtcttgacgctggtcttccgtggacaCCTCTCTAAGAGTTCGCGTCAGTACGTAAacttaaccatagagaaataaagacaaaagtgctcactccatacatcagttcagactattaatttcagtgtctacatatagcatcgagtagcggaactatcagtactgctacttgacaatagatgtagcaccgaccggaaagtcttatgctgttgagataagactttccggtcggtgctacatctattgtcaagtagcagtactgatagttccgctactcgatgctagatgctaatagtctttttgttactaaaactgatgtatggagtgaacactctatgtatttttttctctatgacttaaCTAACATTAAACTAAATCGAGATCAGGATAGGaataacaattaaatatttttcagttcgacctattataatatataatgtttttgttttcataGCGAAAGTCTAACCGTGAAAGACAGCTTGTTaaggcttggaggatataatcaaatggagacgccatgtctgtaattttctgtacaaaacagtctgccgatttttgcgggggaggggaacgtcaaatgtatgcgtaacgtaaaaatagccatgtcagataaacgtcagtccatacattgtgtatgaccgttggccgcctattttcgacagaggggaaagcctgttaatggctactccgtttagttgtatcctccaagtgttAAGGTGAACTATCTTCCCAGGACGGTTTCGGCGAGGAGAACCCCAACCAGGCCCTGCAGCTGCTGCAGGACCGCACGCTGGAGCAGATGCTGGGCGCGTCGGGCCCGCACAGCGCGCTGGACGCCAcccacgccgccgccgacacCGACCGCAGCGCCAACCACTCCAGGCTCGAGCTCGACAACACCATGGAACGCATGTCTGACCATGAGaccactttatttagaaaatgtatgactattacaattatttaccatttaatttccttttgaaccttggaggatacaactaaacggagtagccattaacacaGCCATTAGGGGGTATGCCCCCTAATGGCtgtgttaatggctactccgtttagttgtagcCATTAGGGGGttggctttcccctctgtcgaaaataggcggccaacggtcatacacaatgtatggactgacgtttatctgacatggctatttttacgttacgcatacatttgacgttcccctcccccgcaaaaatcggcagactgttttgtacagaaaattacagacatggcgtctccgtttgattatatcctccaagttttgaACAGCAGTCTGTCCTAGTGGGTAGGAAGTTAgggaccctgcctatgaagccgatggtcccgggttcgaatcctggtgagggcatttatttgtatgatgaacACATATtttttcctgagtcatgggtgttttctatgaatAAAATCTGTATGTAtttacgtatgtatatcgtcatCTTGTATTGTACCCATAGTGCATAGTACAAGGTTTGCtgtttggggctaggtcgatctgtgtatgACTGTCCCcaaatatatattattgtttttgctCTGATGGGCGCGTCGGACCCGAACCGCGCCCTGAATACCGCCGACTGTAGCACCAACAAGTCTAGGGCCCGAACTGGAAAAGACCATGGAACGCATGTTCGAACATGAAACCATTTCATTTGGGGATTCTACGTGATTATCTCAATTACAATTTGATCCAAAAAACTGCTAATATCAAAAAGATCTACAGATTGCAGATACTATTGTTATTTCCGATTAAAAATTGTTATTTCTGTGTTAATTCCCACAAGTTGAAGGGTTATTCTGGTctgttaccaccaagttcttactGGTGACAGTCACAGCATGGTCACAGCTAAGAAAATTTCGATAGTGACGGTAGTTCCCAGTTGTTTAATGATATTTAGgtacaaataatattttgtcACTCTTTTTCTGTTCACAGCTACAGCGCAGGATCTATTGCCTGAGGAATTTGATAAAGGTATGCTATTTAAGTTGGagctaatgtacctacctatatttgcgAAATAATCCCTTCCCCTACACCTTATCAGTTCCCAGCACATCCTAAAATTCCATGACTTACATTACGTGAGAGACATTAAATTCTGAAAGATGGTCATTTTTTGTCGCCAAATTTggttatttatttgaaattgtTACCTACTTAGTAGACTTACTTCTACCACATAACGGAAgagttgaaataaaaaaacggtCTTCTGCCAATTCTACGAAAATATTGCACAAGTTATTTGGGAAAACCTCTTGTACCTACAATATCCCTTCAATTATTTATgaaatgtttattttctttttttaatgtttcgtATCCACACAGAGATCCCAATTCCTGAAATCCCGCCTCCGGACCTGCCCGTTCCCACTGAAAAAAAGTTAGTTtcgtttatttctttatttagcgAAATGAACACATGGTAGATATTGTGTTGTGTGTGACTACAAAGAGAAGAGGCTTGCTAAAGTAAGTTGTTGCTAAGTAAGTCGCTCAGGCCTTTGCTACCGACCGTGCCTTAACGAGTAGACAATTTCTTCAGTATTTTGCAAAAATGAAGTCGTGAAAGTTCATTAAAGAGTTTATGTCCATTTTTTTCACTTAAGGTACGTACAGTAAAATTTAGTTAGATACGTACTCTCTGTacgtacattaaaaaaatacatagagtgctcactccatacatcagttttagtaccaaaaagacatctagcattgagtagcggaactatcagtactgctacttgacaatagatgtagcaccgaccggaaagtcttatgctgttgagataaaagactttccggtcggtgctacatctattgtcaagtagcagtactgatagttccgctactcgatgctagatgtagacactgaaattaatagtctgaactgatgtatggagtgagcactcttgtcttactatatttctctatgattttaCCTACTACTTAATACACTTAATAATAATGATACCAGTAGGCCCGCGACGCCGGAGCCTGCCCCGGCCGCGCCCGCCACACCGCCCGCGCAGCTCCCGGCCGCCGCGCAGCCCGCGCCGCAAGAACCGGAAATCGTCACATtagaggttttttttatttattatactacaAACTGTGTCAAATTATTGTATTGTAGCGAACTTCGAGCCCTCATCTGTTTCGATTCCCGACTGCGTACGATTTTTTgaaaattggctactttcctactagtcaaatcggcttcttttttagagctgtcaaaacgatttgctaatatggaatttatatgaaaacatgtgtagtgacgtcacggtcaactcgcctaccttttatatttcaatccgatttattaaatagaaattgtgtttaaaaataactgttatctatgtttttctaataattatctggtgctttatttcgtgcacagtgagaaataattcattttaagtagaggaaagtacccaatactataattatgtattatgtgtCCTTGTAACTTCtactaaaatatgtaaatttccgTATCTTGTTTTAGATTTAGCCTCATTTAAATTTCTGAGCCTGTATTTATGTTTTGTTTGTAAATGTAGACGCTGGAGGAGGGCGAGCCGCGAGCCAAGCGCCGCAGGAAGAACAAGCTGATCATAGACAAGAACCACCAGCTCTCCAAGAAGTTCCTTCGCGCGAGAATCGAGAACATTCATGTCGACTTGCGCTGTGATGTGGGTAGTCATTAATAtcaattacattaattaaattgacaaatataatttttctactcgtcgactgcaatgcttgaattaagactgactaaagtgaaatcgcatacttttttcactatgggaccccaactcaactataatatttatttcgatacagtttagtcaactataatattcatttcgataccgtttagtcaactataatattcatttcgatacagtttagtcaactataatgaaattgaccaatcgaaagcgcggagcaagtaccagggcctcatgagttacgagaaggtgtcgttgaccaaccggccgggggcgcgggggccggggtCGCGTatgagtatgaaggtatcgcggctgctcgcgcatcttagctgtatacttttggtttttttacctacatatatgattcttctactagttttaagtattttttttttgttgactcgtagaaaaagtattgtatacaatagtgatataatcaagcttttcaatctcgtactcgactgaaaagctctccattatatcacgattgtataaaatactattgtaaCACCGATaggtatcaataaataaatacacatatgTATAAATCAATTAATGTCCCCAAAGGTCGTGAGTTTAAACTTTACCCGAGGAGGTGAAATTCCATTTTTTAAACTACCAATTGCGCCAATATGTTTAAAAGTGAACAGAAACATCAATGTAGGGATCGAGCGGGAAGcttaaaaaaacaatgaaactattcATGTCGACTTGCGCTGTGATGTGGGTAGTCATTCATATCAAATtgacaaatataatttataacaccGATaggtatcaataaataaatacatgtatGTATAAATCAATTAATGTCCCCAAAGGTCGTGAGTTTAAACTTTACCCGAAGAGGTGAAATTGCATTTTTTAAACTACCAATTGCGCCAATATGTTTAAAAGTGAACAGAAACATCAATGTAGGGATCGAGCGGGTAGcttaaaaaaacaatgaaactattcATGTCGACTTGCGCTGTGATGTGGGTAGTCATTCATATCAAATtgacaaatataatttataacaccGATAGGTATCAATAAATTAATACATGTATGTATAAATCAATTAATGTCCCCAAAGGTCGTGAGTTTAAACTTTACCCGAAGAGGTGAAATTCCATTTTTTAAACTACCAATTGCGCCAATATGTTTAAAAGTGAACAGAAACATCAATGTAGGGATCGAGCGGGTAGcttaaaaaaacaatgaaactacatTCTGAAGTTTCCGAATGAGAAATGAGAATGTAAGCCTAATTCAGattataggtactattattCGTCGCTGTCGTCACTTTCTCAATTAAGTTCCATTTTCGTGTCAACTCAGAGTTGGAACGGTTCCTTTGATTCTCCGTATACCGTcggacaaaacaataaaaactaggtaggtatctacGCCTACCCCGCAGAATCGGGTAGGTCTGACAAATTAAATTTCGAACTAccgtatatttaaattataataatagacGTTTACAGTCAACCCGTTTGAGATATCTCCCTCGGCTTGGAAGTACATTAATTGTCAATGCGAGGTAAATTAgttgtcaggcgtggctcactccgcgatttcgtcgcgtcgctccAAGTACctgcaagtacatgcggcccacatcAATTTTAGTGTCTATTGTCTAGCCATAGACCAttgtagttgccgcgcaccgctatggaacggacgcctgctcgggCTTGCGCCTAGCGGTCATATTTAtcgtaataaacgcgttttgttagagagtgaatcttctgtacctagtacctacctactattattgTATAATTTGGGTTGTTAGGATTTCTCTGAAGACATCGTGGACCTGCGCGTGCCGGCAGAGCTGCTGCTGCGACGGCCCGCTCGCGCGTCGGGCCGCGTGGCGCGCGCGCTTCAGCTGCTGTTTTCCAGGAACCTGGGCCTGGCCGCGGCCGCTCACCACCAACAGAGAGAAATGGAGGTACgatctgtttttagggttccgtagccaaatggcaaaaaacggaacccttatagattcgtcatgtctgtctgtccgtctgtctgtccgtccgtatgtcacagccacttttctccgaaactataaaaactatactgttgaaacttggtaagtagatgtattctgtgaaccgcattaagattttcacacaaaaatagaaaaaaaaacaataaatttttggggttccccatacttcgaactgaaactcaaaaatttttttttcatcaaacccatacgtgtggggtatctatggataggtcttcaaaaatgatattgaggtttctaatatcatttttttcaaaactgaatagtttgcgcgagagacacttccaaagtggtaaaatgtgtgtcccccccctgtaacttctaaaataagagaatgataaaactaaaaaaaatatatgatgtacattaccatgtaaacttccactgaaaattggtttgaacgagatctagtaagtagtttttttttatacgtcttaaatcgcctaaatacggaacccttcatgggcgagtccgactcgcacttggccgctttttttaaattcgtaATTTTTACCTACTTGTTACAAATAAAACCGTCGACTAAaaatcggttttcctaggatagcggtgccgtcatatagcggccgtctccatactaaataatacggctaaatatggatgtcgtagtatttgtatggagacggccgctatatgacggcaccgctatcggaggaaaccaaagcaatAAGTCTCGCGTTGttaaaataaccatatttttatttatttctggatttGTTGTTGAACTTTTAAATTCAGAAGATAATAATAAACCACTAATAAACAGTAGGCCTCCATACTTGTTTTTGTTGATAAAACACATATGTTTCATAGATATAGAAATCGCAATAAATGTTGGCTGACCCATTAAAAACATTTGGTTTCCGTTGCTTAATAATCACCATGCACAATATGTTAGGTAATTGTTGAAAAAATGAAGACTGAGGTGCCAGTGCCAGATAATTCACATTAGAATTACGAAATCGTTTTCCTTCGATTTCCAAATGAAACAAACCAAATCGTTGTCTGGAATTAAACGATCAAACTGCCTGATTGGTGGTTcaaaatattgttaaattttttgTTTCACCGCCTGCGGTCGCCGGTTCTAAAGCTTTGATCTAATGtatgttttcaaaaaaaagCTCAAGCCAATATAATGAATTGCAGCTCGCTCTTGCTTCGCGCGCTCGACGCGCCACCGTCCCAGTCCTCGAGCCCATCCCCGAAGAACCACCGCAAGTGCAAGAACCGCAGGTGCAGGAGCAAGTGCTTGAACCACAAATGCCGGAGCAAGTGCTTGAACCACAAATGCCGGAGCAAGTGCTTGAACCACAAATGCAGGAGCCCCAGCAGCCGGTCGAGGAGCAGACCGTTCTGAACCAGTCCACTGCGGTGCCGGATCTTAGCGCTGTCGACGTGGAGAAGGACATTGCCGACTTGCCAACGCAGAAGCTGGCGGCTGCCACTCAGAAGAGGGCCTCGCGAGAGGATCTAAAcacaagtctagtaagtactcGTCAATTCGCAAGAAAGTCATCGTTTCTACTGTTCCCGACTGTCCGTAACAGACATATGCATGCACGTGTGTCATGTTATACATTAATTTTACCCAACCGGAACT contains these protein-coding regions:
- the LOC134648147 gene encoding uncharacterized protein LOC134648147, which gives rise to MFYPENSLKKGGRFHLCWVADSWPVCFAAITQRQLWSQDIRKICDDLLQVMTNESGRPSHRFSLRLSSQLMRGLVRLYQKKVNSMITELCMLNARIMKNSNKKFNMQNEPEEVQRHMVPMLELPAPEREPVPEPEERVEEMIRQSGNVVPNIEAITLKEATIPDFQLPPNDGFGEENPNQALQLLQDRTLEQMLGASGPHSALDATHAAADTDRSANHSRLELDNTMERMPATPEPAPAAPATPPAQLPAAAQPAPQEPEIVTLETLEEGEPRAKRRRKNKLIIDKNHQLSKKFLRARIENIHVDLRCDDFSEDIVDLRVPAELLLRRPARASGRVARALQLLFSRNLGLAAAAHHQQREMELALASRARRATVPVLEPIPEEPPQVQEPQVQEQVLEPQMPEQVLEPQMPEQVLEPQMQEPQQPVEEQTVLNQSTAVPDLSAVDVEKDIADLPTQKLAAATQKRASREDLNTSLTKKSRCGYTSFRGSQSQNLRVEPEIVEKENIPENWQTQLIIPNIEIQRPSDPERVLTSMLQEAGLADMPQPEQAPQAEEEEPPRKSRRRGSDSSETMLGSLDRTKVSLGDSDHTTDSKRFIRDQWGTEGTMVKILKMVKAEIQPLNMNSLMSFGPMVPGYKCIIAARCFTSILKLKQHGFIKVRKDPDTLEILDIFLGPKFNNY